In the Armatimonadota bacterium genome, TCTTCATCCGCGAGTTCGCCGGCCGGGTGCCCTGGGCCCACCTGGACATCGCGCCCGTGGCCTTCCTCGACCGCGAGGGCACCAACGCCATCCAGCCCAAGGGCGCCTCGGGGTTCGGCGTGCGCACGCTGCTGGAGTACCTGACAGCGCGCGCCTAGCGCGCGGCTTCCCGGGCGGCGCGTCGAGCGGCCGACGCAGACCCCGCACGTCCACGGAACGGCCGTAGACGGCGCCGCCGGGAGGGAACCTGTACTGACCGCAGGTCCATCACGACGCGGCGCGGAGGTCCGGATCGCAGCAGCGGCCGCACCAGCGCCCCGCCGAGGGGGCAACAGCCTGCAGGACCGCGCGACGCCCGCGGCCCGCCGGGCGCAGCATGCCGGCGGACCCGCGCGCCGCCGCGCGGCCTCTCAGCGCGTGGGTGGCAGCAACGCCCAGATCTCCTGCGTCGCCGGCAGCGCCTCCTTGCGCACGGTCGCGGTCGCACCCAGGCGCTTGGCCGTCTTCCCCTTGAGGTAGTCGTCCAGGGTGCCGATCGGCCAGTCTTTGTTCACCTCGGTCTTGAAGTGCATGGGGATCACGATCCTGGGCGCCAGCCGGGCCACGACGCTGTCGGCCTCGGCCGGCCCGATGGTGTAGAACCCGCCCACCGGCACCATCAGCACGTCGGGGGTGCCCACGGCGCGGGCCTGCTCGTCGCTCAGCGGGTGCCCCAGGTCACCGCAGTGGACGACCCGCAGGCCTTCCGCCTCGAAGATCGTGATGGTGTTCTTGCCGCGG is a window encoding:
- a CDS encoding MBL fold metallo-hydrolase, with the protein product MSTVELRYFGHAMFALTADGTTVVIDPFNDDIGYPRPAVTPAAVVVSHEHFDHNNVRLVGGAPRVIRGLRNEGKDWATVDERVGPFHITGVATYHDDQQGAARGKNTITIFEAEGLRVVHCGDLGHPLSDEQARAVGTPDVLMVPVGGFYTIGPAEADSVVARLAPRIVIPMHFKTEVNKDWPIGTLDDYLKGKTAKRLGATATVRKEALPATQEIWALLPPTR